One part of the Lotus japonicus ecotype B-129 chromosome 2, LjGifu_v1.2 genome encodes these proteins:
- the LOC130735238 gene encoding sugar transport protein 10-like, which produces MAGGFVASGPARQYEGKITAFVLITCFVAAMGGLLFGYDLGITGGVTSMDPFLVKFFPSVYRRMKDDSPNKSQYCKFDDQLLTLFTSSLYLAALVASFFAATTSRKLGRKPAMFIGGLFFLIGALLNGLALNIEMLIIGRILLGFGVGYCNQSVPVYLSEMAPAKIRGALNMGFQMMITIGILIANLINYGTSKHKNGWRISLGVGAVPAILLCIGSLCLDETPNSLIERGQHVKAKEMLERIRGTSNIEEEYQDLVDASEAAKMVEHPWRNIAAAKYRPQLTFCSLIPFFQQLTGINVIMFYAPVLFKILGFGNDASLMSAVISGGVNVLATLVSIFTVDKFGRRILFLEGGSQMLICQVIIGIMIASKFGLNGQGSFSPAEADILLLFICLYVAGFAWSWGPLGWLIPSEICALEIRPAGQAVNVAVNMTFTFIIAQVFLTMLCHMKFGLFFFFAGFVVIMTIFIYFLLPETKNVPIEEMNRVWKSHWFWAKFMPDDIEIGGTSRQKSVA; this is translated from the exons ATGGCAGGTGGCTTTGTTGCTTCCGGTCCAGCGCGTCAATATGAGGGAAAAATCACAGCATTTGTGTTGATCACATGTTTTGTGGCGGCCATGGGAGGCCTTCTATTTGGCTATGATCTTGGTATCACCGGAGGAGTGACTTCCATGGACCCATTTTTGGTCAAGTTTTTTCCCTCCGTGTATAGAAGAATGAAAGATGACTCACCCAATAAGAGCCAGTATTGCAAATTTGATGACCAACTTCTCACATTGTTCACCTCTTCCTTGTACCTTGCAGCATTAGTGGCGTCTTTCTTTGCCGCCACAACTTCAAGAAAGTTGGGACGTAAGCCCGCTATGTTTATAGGTggtttgtttttccttattgGTGCATTGCTAAACGGACTTGCTCTCAACATTGAAATGCTTATCATTGGTCGCATATTGCTAGGCTTTGGTGTGGGGTACTGTAATCAG TCAGTACCAGTGTATTTGTCTGAAATGGCACCAGCAAAAATTAGAGGAGCTCTCAATATGGGCTTCCAAATGATGATTACAATTGGTATCCTGATTGCAAATCTTATCAACTATGGTACTTCCAAGCATAAAAATGGATGGAGAATATCTTTAGGTGTTGGAGCTGTGCCTGCAATTTTGTTATGCATAGGATCTCTGTGCTTGGATGAAACACCCAATTCCTTGATTGAAAGAGGACAGCATGTGAAGGCTAAGGAAATGTTGGAAAGGATCCGCGGCACCAGCAACATTGAAGAGGAATATCAAGATCTTGTTGACGCTAGCGAGGCGGCGAAGATGGTGGAACATCCATGGAGGAACATTGCAGCAGCAAAATACAGGCCTCAACTCACATTTTGCAGTCTCATTCCATTCTTCCAGCAACTCACCGGGATCAATGTGATCATGTTCTACGCTCCTGTCCTTTTCAAGATCTTAGGCTTCGGTAATGATGCTTCCCTCATGTCCGCAGTCATCAGCGGAGGTGTCAATGTTCTCGCCACACTTGTTTCTATCTTCACAGTGGACAAGTTTGGAAGAAGGATCTTGTTTCTTGAAGGGGGATCACAAATGCTTATTTGTCAG GTTATTATTGGAATCATGATTGCTTCCAAGTTTGGATTGAATGGTCAGGGATCATTTAGCCCAGCAGAAGCAGACATCCTCTTGTTATTTATTTGCTTATATGTTGCTGGATTTGCTTGGTCATGGGGACCCTTGGGTTGGTTGATTCCTAGTGAAATATGTGCTCTAGAGATTCGACCTGCAGGTCAAGCTGTCAATGTTGCAGTGAACATGACCTTCACATTTATCATTGCTCAAGTGTTCCTCACCATGCTTTGCCACATGAAGTTTGGTCTATTCTTCTTCTTTGCTGGCTTTGTGGTCATCATGACCATTTTCATTTACTTCCTCTTACCTGAGACCAAGAATGTTCCAATTGAAGAAATGAACAGAGTGTGGAAGTCACATTGGTTTTGGGCCAAGTTTATGCCTGATGACATTGAAATTGGTGGTACCAGTAGGCAAAAGTCTGTTGCTTGA